The following coding sequences are from one Ursus arctos isolate Adak ecotype North America unplaced genomic scaffold, UrsArc2.0 scaffold_23, whole genome shotgun sequence window:
- the DRD4 gene encoding D(4) dopamine receptor, which produces MGNRSAADADGLLAGRGPGTGGGGAGTPGAAAALAGGVLLIGAVLAGNALVCVSVAAERALQTPTNYFIVSLAAADLLLALLVLPLFVYSEVQGGVWLFSAGLCDALMAMDVMLCTASIFNLCAISVDRFVAVAVPLSYNRQSGGGRQLGLIGATWLLSAAVAAPVLCGLNDARGRDPAVCRLEDRDYVVYSSVCSFFLPCPLMLLLYWATFRGLRRWEAARRAKLHGRAPRRPSGPGPPPPEPVENPEALLPLEAVAPPDAPDAIPAEPPLQASKRRRAKITGRERKAMRVLPVVVGAFLVCWTPFFVVHITRALCPACAVPPRLVSAVTWLGYVNSALNPLIYTVFNAEFRAVFRKALRLCC; this is translated from the exons ATGGGGAACCGCAGCGCCGCGGACGCGGACGGGCTGCTGGCGGGGCGCGGGCCGGGaacgggcggcggcggcgcggggacCCCCGGAGCGGCGGCGGCGCTGGCGGGGGGCGTACTGCTCATCGGCGCCGTGCTCGCGGGGAATGCGCTCGTGTGCGTCAGCGTGGCGGCCGAGCGCGCCCTGCAGACGCCCACCAACTACTTCATCGTGAGCCTGGCAGCCGCCGACCTACTACTCGCCCTGCTCGTGCTGCCTCTCTTCGTCTACTCCGAG GTCCAGGGCGGCGTGTGGCTGTTCAGTGCCGGCCTCTGTGATGCGCTCATGGCCATGGACGTCATGCTGTGCACCGCCTCCATCTTCAACCTCTGCGCCATCAGCGTGGACAG GTTCGTGGCCGTGGCCGTGCCGCTGAGCTACAACCGCCAGAGCGGCGGCGGGCGCCAGCTGGGGCTCATCGGCGCCACGTGGCTGCTGTCGGCGGCGGTGGCCGCGCCGGTGCTGTGCGGCCTCAACGATGCGCGTGGCCGCGACCCAGCCGTGTGCCGCCTGGAGGACCGCGACTACGTCGTCTACTCGTCCGTGTGCTCCTTCTTCCTGCCCTGCCCGCTCATGCTGCTGCTCTACTGGGCCACTTTTCGGGGCCTGCGGCGCTGGGAGGCTGCCCGTCGCGCCAAGCTGCACGGCCGGGCGCCGCGCCGGCCCAGCGGCCCTGGCCCGCCGCCCCCCGAGCCCGTCGAGAACCCCGAGGCCCTTCTGCCCCTCGAGGCCGTTGCGCCCCCGGATGCTCCTGACGCCATCCCAGCCGAGCCCCCGCTGCAGGCAAGCAAGAGGAGGCGCGCCAAGATCACCGGCCGGGAGCGCAAAGCCATGAGGGTCCTGCCCGTGGTGGTCG GGGCCTTCCTGGTGTGCTGGACCCCCTTCTTTGTGGTGCACATCACCCGGGCGCTGTGTCCCGCCTGCGCTGTGCCTCCGAGGCTGGTCAGCGCGGTCACCTGGCTGGGCTACGTCAACAGCGCCCTCAACCCCCTCATCTACACCGTCTTCAACGCCGAGTTCCGCGCCGTCTTCCGCAAGGCCCTTCGTCTCTGCTGCTGA